Below is a window of Bacillus solimangrovi DNA.
GGGTGGAAGGGATCATTGGATTTTTTACTTTTGAAAGAGGGGAAAGCAATAGTCTCGATTTCTTTTACATAAATCCTGATTTTATAGGCAAAGGTTTTGGTAAGACTCTATGGGAATATATGATTAAGAAAGCTCAGGAATTAGACATTAACAGTTTTACGATTGATAGTGATCCGAATGCGAAAGGCTTTTATGAAAGAATGGGTGCGAAACAAATTGGTGAAACACCATCAACGGTTTTTAAGGGACGAATGTTACCGTTGATGAAGTATACGGTGCAAGCTTAGATTAAGTTTTTGAAAAGTTTTTTCTCCTTTTTTTCATTTCGATATATTCTCGACACATTCGAGCTTTAGTATATGACTTGTAAGACAAAGCAACACACAAATTTCAGAAGGAGTGGGAACATATGTTAAAGACATTTTCATCAAAATTTTTAGCAGGAGCATTAGCAGTAGGTGTAGCAGCATCAGGAACAACTTTCACAGCATCAGCAAATTCAGACGTTGATACTACAGTCGTTGAAAAGCAAATCGTACAAAAAATTGATTCAGAAACAGCTGAACAGCTTAAGCAAATTCGTGAGCAAGTGAAAGCAGGCACATTAACGAAAGAAGAAGCACGTGAACAGGTTCAAGAATTAGGTATTGAAGGAAAACGTGGACGTTCGC
It encodes the following:
- a CDS encoding GNAT family N-acetyltransferase, with the translated sequence MNNIREALFEDAYALSDIALRSKAHWDYSEDFIEACREDLTITGQYIRQNDVYILDGVEGIIGFFTFERGESNSLDFFYINPDFIGKGFGKTLWEYMIKKAQELDINSFTIDSDPNAKGFYERMGAKQIGETPSTVFKGRMLPLMKYTVQA